A single window of Hymenobacter sp. APR13 DNA harbors:
- the pdxH gene encoding pyridoxamine 5'-phosphate oxidase: MLDPQLADLRKTYAQRTLSESDVLPLAVPQFRRWLDEALAAQLDEPTAMTLATVSETGQPSARVVLLKGLPDEAGFLFYTNYESRKGQELAARPQAALTFFWPGLERQVRVEGRVEKAPASLSDEYFQSRPRASQIGAWASPQSQPIASREQLEQREAALLDEFAAQDPLPRPEHWGGYILRPHRVEFWQGRPSRLHDRILYELEGDAWRLSRLAP, translated from the coding sequence ATGCTCGACCCGCAACTGGCCGATTTGCGCAAAACCTACGCTCAGCGCACTCTTTCGGAATCCGACGTTCTGCCGCTGGCCGTGCCGCAGTTCCGGCGCTGGCTGGACGAGGCCCTGGCCGCCCAGCTCGACGAGCCCACGGCCATGACCTTGGCCACCGTGAGCGAAACCGGCCAGCCCTCGGCGCGGGTGGTGCTGCTGAAAGGCCTGCCCGACGAAGCCGGCTTCCTGTTCTATACCAACTATGAGTCGCGCAAGGGCCAGGAGCTGGCGGCGCGGCCACAGGCGGCCCTCACGTTTTTCTGGCCGGGCCTGGAGCGGCAGGTGCGCGTGGAAGGCCGCGTGGAAAAAGCGCCCGCCAGCCTGTCCGACGAATACTTCCAGAGCCGCCCCCGGGCCAGCCAGATCGGGGCCTGGGCCTCGCCGCAAAGCCAGCCCATTGCAAGCCGCGAGCAGCTGGAGCAGCGCGAGGCCGCTTTGCTGGACGAGTTTGCCGCCCAGGACCCGCTGCCGCGCCCCGAGCACTGGGGTGGCTATATCCTGCGCCCACACCGCGTGGAGTTCTGGCAGGGCCGCCCCAGCCGCCTCCACGACCGGATCCTCTACGAGCTGGAAGGCGACGCCTGGCGCCTAAGCCGCCTGGCACCTTAA
- a CDS encoding YqgE/AlgH family protein — protein sequence MPRLRPGSLLISQPFLGDPNFERTVVLLCRHDDEDGTFGLVLNRSTALRLGDVLELPEPAETGPLAEAPLLLGGPVQPDTLHFLHQRPDIAGAQPLGHNVYWGGDFSVLLGLLLRGELLPETVRFYAGYSGWTAGQLAAEVNENVWIVHPNDAGKVFTLDHDAFWQAILREKGGRYRALSNYPLDPRLN from the coding sequence ATGCCACGCCTTCGTCCCGGTAGTCTTCTGATTTCCCAGCCTTTTCTGGGCGACCCCAACTTCGAGCGGACCGTGGTGCTGCTCTGCCGCCACGACGACGAGGACGGCACGTTCGGGCTGGTGCTCAACCGCTCCACGGCGCTGCGCCTCGGCGACGTGCTGGAGCTGCCCGAGCCCGCCGAAACCGGCCCGCTGGCCGAGGCGCCGCTGCTGCTGGGCGGCCCCGTGCAGCCCGATACCCTGCATTTTCTGCACCAGCGCCCCGATATTGCCGGCGCGCAGCCCCTGGGCCACAACGTATACTGGGGCGGTGATTTCAGCGTTTTGCTGGGCCTTCTGCTCCGCGGCGAGCTGCTGCCCGAAACCGTGCGCTTCTACGCCGGTTACTCCGGCTGGACTGCCGGGCAGCTGGCGGCCGAAGTCAACGAAAATGTTTGGATTGTGCACCCGAATGATGCCGGGAAAGTCTTTACTTTGGACCATGATGCCTTCTGGCAGGCCATTCTGCGCGAGAAAGGTGGCCGCTACCGCGCCCTGTCCAACTACCCGCTGGACCCCCGCCTCAACTGA
- a CDS encoding DUF349 domain-containing protein, which produces MLPENDNATPAGSAADSESPMSILERRLAEIRSQQPATDASAAPADAPVAAAPATPAADDDITERPATETHPQPGQPEEAGTAESPAVVPATPVSVAPPAHSPSISDTQARAESHYGTSNPGVVSAQAHEAGTAASAPGQVVAAEAVPVTPEPEALTGDPTEAPAAPVSPEPEALTGAAEPATTPDAELPVADIHAAAELESAPEALATLPTSSETPPLETGAAHEEEEEFVPETHAPDFTTLDLPAQTTHLLSLLRRPDARQNRKQITDLYRQYDTTVQADRATARQRFTEAGNEGDDFAYAGPEGYQELSKTMQEFRESRVRDAKAEDEQRARNLLHKQHLLSQLRLLVESAETKDSSARIKALQNDWKATGPVPQKDTQELWNSYHALLDIFYNNRGLFFEMKELDRRRNLEAKEALIVRAEALAGQSSINKALTDLRQLHEEWKHIGPVPNEQREPLWQRFLQASELVHNRKKEFLDTRSAQENANMTRKAALLEQLRPFGDFQTERVNEWRAKTDELQKLKEEWDAAGLVPRDKAESMNKQFWGAYKGFFQRKNQFFKALDEEKNGNLKRKLELIEQAEAALANPDWEQGREVVIRLQKDWKTIGRVPEKQSDKVWNRFRTACDSFFDRKNQEQKQRQERVQQLSQEQSAYLDQLAASTAALSADQPGSLERFRQHVQEWQAFGADSRADERFQGVMGKYLDTVPGLAYDERTDLLFNLQVERLKSSPDAQQQLYKKEQTLRREINELENDISTLKTNLEFFARSKNAAQLREEYQGRIDEAQRRIEGLKKQLRVVRS; this is translated from the coding sequence ATGCTACCTGAAAACGATAACGCCACCCCCGCTGGCTCTGCCGCCGATTCCGAATCGCCGATGAGCATTCTGGAGCGCCGGCTGGCTGAAATCCGCTCCCAGCAGCCCGCCACGGATGCTTCTGCTGCCCCGGCCGACGCCCCGGTAGCCGCGGCCCCCGCTACGCCCGCCGCTGATGACGACATAACCGAGCGCCCCGCCACCGAAACGCACCCGCAGCCCGGCCAGCCCGAGGAAGCCGGCACGGCCGAGTCGCCGGCCGTGGTGCCCGCCACGCCGGTTTCGGTAGCGCCGCCCGCCCATAGCCCGTCCATTTCTGATACCCAGGCCCGCGCCGAAAGCCACTACGGCACCAGCAACCCCGGGGTGGTAAGTGCCCAGGCGCATGAAGCCGGCACCGCAGCATCGGCGCCCGGCCAGGTGGTGGCCGCGGAGGCCGTGCCAGTCACGCCCGAGCCCGAAGCCCTGACCGGCGACCCAACGGAAGCGCCAGCCGCGCCCGTTTCGCCCGAGCCGGAGGCCCTGACCGGCGCCGCCGAGCCGGCCACTACGCCCGATGCCGAGCTGCCCGTAGCCGATATTCACGCCGCTGCCGAGCTGGAATCGGCTCCGGAGGCCTTGGCTACGTTGCCAACCTCTTCGGAAACGCCGCCGCTGGAAACGGGTGCCGCCCACGAGGAGGAAGAGGAGTTCGTGCCCGAAACGCACGCCCCTGACTTCACCACCCTCGACCTGCCGGCCCAGACGACGCACCTGCTGAGCCTGCTGCGCCGCCCCGATGCCCGCCAGAACCGCAAGCAGATCACCGACCTCTACCGCCAGTACGACACCACCGTGCAGGCTGACCGCGCCACCGCCCGCCAGCGCTTCACCGAAGCTGGCAACGAAGGCGACGACTTCGCTTACGCGGGCCCCGAAGGCTACCAGGAACTCAGCAAGACCATGCAGGAGTTCCGCGAGAGCCGCGTGCGCGACGCTAAAGCCGAAGACGAGCAGCGCGCCCGCAACCTGCTGCACAAGCAGCACCTGCTGTCGCAGCTGCGGCTGCTGGTAGAGTCGGCCGAAACCAAGGATAGCTCGGCCCGCATAAAGGCGCTGCAGAACGACTGGAAAGCAACCGGCCCGGTGCCGCAGAAAGACACCCAGGAGCTGTGGAATTCCTACCACGCGCTGCTCGACATCTTCTACAACAACCGCGGCCTGTTCTTCGAGATGAAGGAGCTGGACCGCCGCCGCAACCTGGAGGCCAAGGAAGCCCTGATTGTGCGGGCTGAGGCCCTGGCCGGCCAGTCCAGCATCAACAAGGCCCTGACCGACCTGCGTCAGCTGCACGAGGAGTGGAAGCACATCGGGCCGGTGCCCAATGAGCAGCGCGAGCCGCTGTGGCAGCGTTTCCTGCAGGCTTCGGAGCTGGTGCACAACCGCAAAAAGGAGTTTCTGGATACCCGCTCGGCCCAGGAAAACGCCAACATGACCCGCAAAGCCGCCCTGCTGGAGCAGCTGCGTCCGTTCGGCGACTTCCAGACGGAGCGCGTGAACGAGTGGCGCGCCAAAACCGACGAGCTGCAGAAGCTCAAGGAGGAGTGGGATGCCGCCGGCCTCGTGCCTCGCGACAAAGCCGAGAGCATGAACAAGCAGTTCTGGGGGGCCTACAAAGGCTTCTTCCAGCGCAAAAACCAGTTCTTCAAGGCCCTCGACGAAGAGAAGAACGGCAACCTCAAGCGCAAGCTGGAGCTGATTGAGCAGGCCGAAGCCGCCCTGGCTAACCCCGACTGGGAGCAGGGCCGTGAGGTGGTCATCCGGCTGCAGAAAGACTGGAAAACCATCGGCCGCGTGCCCGAGAAGCAGTCCGACAAAGTGTGGAACCGGTTCCGCACCGCCTGCGACTCGTTCTTCGACCGCAAAAACCAGGAGCAGAAGCAGCGCCAGGAGCGGGTGCAGCAGCTCAGCCAGGAGCAAAGCGCCTACCTCGACCAGCTGGCCGCCAGCACCGCCGCCCTATCGGCCGACCAGCCGGGCAGCCTGGAGCGTTTCCGCCAGCACGTGCAGGAGTGGCAGGCCTTCGGGGCCGACAGCCGCGCCGACGAGCGATTCCAGGGCGTGATGGGCAAGTACCTCGATACGGTACCGGGCCTGGCCTACGACGAGCGCACCGATCTGCTGTTCAACCTGCAGGTCGAGCGCCTCAAGTCCAGCCCTGATGCCCAGCAGCAGCTCTACAAGAAAGAGCAGACACTGCGCCGGGAAATCAACGAGCTGGAAAACGACATTTCCACGCTGAAAACGAATCTGGAATTCTTCGCCCGCTCTAAAAATGCGGCCCAGCTACGCGAAGAATATCAGGGCCGGATTGATGAGGCGCAGCGCCGCATCGAAGGGCTGAAAAAGCAGCTGCGTGTAGTGCGGAGCTAA
- a CDS encoding xanthine dehydrogenase family protein molybdopterin-binding subunit: MTMTEATGQPLDRVDGQLKVTGAARYTAEWDVPGLVYGAVAVSTIAHGTIRTLDTAAALRAPGVLAVLTHENAPRLQPMPEKVGETLFRGEGGITETRQPLQDATVEYAGQPIAMVVAATHEQARHAATLLRVTYDERPPQLDRQTAARQTKPETFLGSKEEKLQVSIGDTKSALAAAPVKIQQVYESGITHHSPIEQLATIAHWQQRGGTDFLTLYDTTRGLGNAQAVAALSLGLPKEQVHVICPFVGGAFGAKGWLFAPMLLAAMAARVVQKPVKLEWRRQEMFTVAGQRAATRQTLALGATSDGRLTALQHDTHTHSSLSSGFTEPCARVSRMMYAVPNLGFSHQLAHLNMPSPCPMRGPGETVGGWALECALDELATELNLDPVELRLRNYADKNPETGKPWSSKHLRECYARGKALIGWDARNPKPRSMREGRELIGYGMATTMYPAGRRKAAAKATIFADGRALVQSATHELGNGAYTIFRQIGADGLGLPVEQVRFELGDSALPPTPTSGGSVTTATVGPAVLQASRAAVRALQQLATRDAKSPLYGAAPEAVEARAGRLQLKATPATGETYAAILKRANLPSVSGIDEAQPGAEREQYSFYSFGAVFAQVRVDEASGTIRVARLCGVYDVGRLMNPKTAHSQIIGGMTMGLGATLMEETSYDPRSGAAVVRNFADYHVPSMADTPDIQVEWLNIPDPHISELGARGIGEIGCVGTPAAITNALFHATGRRLRSLPLTPDKFFSA, translated from the coding sequence ATGACAATGACGGAAGCCACCGGCCAGCCCCTCGACCGGGTGGATGGCCAGCTGAAGGTGACGGGCGCGGCCCGCTACACCGCAGAATGGGACGTGCCGGGCCTGGTGTACGGGGCCGTAGCCGTGAGCACCATTGCCCACGGCACCATACGCACCCTGGACACGGCCGCCGCACTGCGGGCTCCGGGCGTACTGGCCGTGCTCACCCACGAAAACGCCCCCCGCCTGCAGCCCATGCCCGAAAAGGTAGGCGAAACGCTGTTTCGGGGCGAAGGCGGCATCACGGAAACGCGCCAGCCTCTGCAGGATGCCACCGTGGAATATGCCGGCCAGCCCATTGCAATGGTGGTGGCCGCCACCCACGAGCAGGCCCGCCACGCCGCCACGCTCCTGCGCGTGACCTACGACGAACGCCCTCCGCAGCTCGACCGGCAGACCGCGGCCCGGCAGACCAAGCCGGAAACCTTTCTCGGCAGCAAGGAAGAAAAGCTGCAGGTCTCCATCGGCGACACTAAATCCGCACTGGCCGCTGCTCCGGTGAAGATTCAGCAGGTGTACGAGTCCGGCATCACCCACCATAGCCCCATCGAGCAGCTGGCCACCATTGCGCACTGGCAGCAGCGCGGCGGCACCGACTTCCTGACGCTCTACGACACCACCCGCGGCCTCGGGAATGCCCAGGCCGTGGCGGCGCTGTCGCTGGGGCTGCCCAAGGAGCAGGTGCACGTCATCTGCCCGTTTGTGGGCGGGGCCTTCGGGGCGAAGGGCTGGCTGTTTGCCCCGATGCTGCTGGCAGCCATGGCGGCGCGGGTAGTGCAGAAGCCGGTGAAGCTGGAATGGCGGCGGCAGGAGATGTTTACGGTGGCCGGCCAGCGCGCCGCCACCCGCCAGACCCTGGCCCTGGGCGCCACCAGCGACGGCCGCCTCACAGCCCTGCAGCACGACACGCACACCCATTCCTCGCTTTCCAGTGGGTTTACGGAGCCCTGCGCCCGGGTGTCGCGGATGATGTACGCCGTGCCCAACCTGGGTTTCTCGCACCAGCTGGCCCACCTGAATATGCCCTCGCCGTGCCCCATGCGCGGCCCCGGCGAAACCGTGGGCGGCTGGGCCCTGGAGTGCGCCCTCGATGAGCTGGCTACCGAGCTGAACCTGGACCCGGTGGAGCTGCGCCTGCGCAACTACGCCGACAAAAACCCCGAAACCGGCAAGCCCTGGTCGAGCAAGCACCTGCGCGAGTGCTACGCCCGCGGCAAGGCCCTCATCGGCTGGGACGCCCGCAACCCCAAGCCCCGCTCCATGCGGGAAGGCCGCGAGCTGATCGGCTACGGCATGGCCACCACCATGTACCCGGCCGGCCGCCGCAAGGCCGCCGCCAAAGCCACCATCTTCGCCGACGGCCGCGCGCTGGTGCAAAGCGCCACCCACGAGCTGGGCAACGGCGCCTACACCATCTTCCGCCAGATCGGGGCCGATGGCCTGGGCTTGCCGGTCGAGCAGGTGCGGTTTGAGCTCGGCGACTCCGCCCTGCCCCCCACGCCCACCTCGGGCGGCTCCGTCACGACGGCCACCGTGGGGCCGGCCGTGCTGCAGGCAAGCCGGGCCGCCGTGCGCGCCCTGCAGCAGCTTGCCACCCGCGACGCAAAGTCGCCGCTGTACGGGGCGGCGCCGGAGGCCGTGGAGGCCCGCGCTGGCCGCCTGCAGCTGAAGGCCACGCCCGCAACCGGCGAAACCTACGCCGCCATCCTGAAGCGGGCCAACTTGCCTTCGGTGAGTGGCATCGACGAGGCGCAGCCCGGCGCGGAGCGCGAGCAATACTCGTTCTACTCGTTTGGGGCGGTGTTTGCGCAGGTGCGGGTCGATGAGGCCAGCGGCACCATTCGGGTGGCCCGTTTGTGCGGCGTCTACGACGTGGGCCGGCTGATGAACCCCAAAACCGCGCACTCCCAGATCATCGGGGGCATGACCATGGGCCTGGGCGCCACGCTGATGGAGGAAACCTCCTACGACCCGCGCAGCGGCGCCGCCGTGGTGCGCAACTTCGCCGACTACCACGTGCCCAGCATGGCCGACACGCCCGACATTCAGGTGGAGTGGCTCAACATCCCCGACCCGCACATCAGCGAGCTGGGGGCCCGCGGCATCGGCGAAATCGGCTGCGTAGGCACGCCGGCCGCTATTACCAACGCGCTGTTTCACGCCACCGGCCGCCGCCTCCGCTCCCTGCCGCTCACGCCGGATAAGTTCTTCAGCGCCTAA
- a CDS encoding FAD binding domain-containing protein → MNPFHYQRAGSAAEAVALVAREPAATFIAGGTSEVDLLKEGVHQPTRLVDLAGLPPGTIAPLNGGLRLGASVSNSAAAAHPEIRQRYTAVSEALLAGASTQIRNVATMAGNPLQRTRCPYFRDPGQPCNKRVPGSGCAALGGLNRMHALFGASSSCVATQPSDLAVALAALDAQVQTTGPGGSRTIPFPDLHRLPGSTPHLDTVLEHGELITAIDLPAFSGRSHYLKVRDRASYAYALVSCAVALELDGTRIRRARIALGGVAHKPWRVPAAEALLAGQKPTEKLFLAAAERAFAEAKPLEHNGYKVPMGRNLLVRALLETSGLQPLAGPAGTAFAASVGGMGGLVSSPR, encoded by the coding sequence ATGAATCCTTTTCACTATCAGCGCGCCGGCAGCGCCGCCGAGGCGGTGGCCCTGGTGGCCCGGGAACCGGCCGCCACGTTTATTGCCGGCGGCACGTCGGAAGTCGATCTGCTGAAGGAAGGCGTGCATCAGCCCACCCGGCTGGTAGACCTCGCGGGTTTGCCGCCCGGCACCATCGCCCCCCTGAACGGCGGGCTGCGCCTGGGCGCCAGCGTGAGCAACAGCGCCGCCGCCGCCCACCCCGAAATCCGGCAGCGCTACACGGCTGTGAGCGAAGCCCTGCTGGCGGGCGCCTCCACCCAGATCCGCAACGTGGCCACCATGGCCGGCAACCCGCTGCAGCGCACCCGCTGCCCGTATTTCCGCGACCCCGGCCAGCCCTGCAACAAGCGCGTGCCCGGCAGCGGCTGCGCGGCCCTCGGCGGCCTCAACCGCATGCACGCCCTGTTCGGGGCCTCGTCCAGCTGCGTGGCCACCCAGCCCAGCGACCTGGCCGTGGCCTTGGCCGCCCTCGATGCGCAGGTGCAAACCACCGGCCCCGGCGGCAGCCGCACCATTCCCTTCCCCGACCTGCACCGCCTGCCCGGCAGCACCCCGCACCTGGATACGGTGCTGGAGCATGGCGAACTGATAACGGCCATCGACCTGCCGGCCTTCTCTGGCCGCTCGCACTACCTCAAGGTGCGCGACCGGGCCTCCTACGCATACGCGTTGGTGTCGTGCGCGGTGGCGCTGGAACTGGACGGCACGCGCATCCGGCGGGCCCGGATTGCGCTGGGCGGCGTGGCCCACAAGCCCTGGCGGGTGCCCGCCGCCGAAGCCCTGCTGGCCGGCCAGAAACCCACCGAAAAGCTGTTTCTGGCCGCCGCCGAGCGCGCCTTCGCCGAGGCCAAGCCGCTGGAGCACAACGGCTACAAAGTCCCGATGGGCCGCAACCTGCTGGTGCGGGCCCTGCTGGAAACCAGCGGCCTGCAGCCGCTGGCCGGCCCGGCCGGCACGGCCTTCGCCGCCAGCGTGGGCGGCATGGGCGGCCTCGTTTCTTCTCCCCGCTAA
- a CDS encoding 2Fe-2S iron-sulfur cluster-binding protein, whose translation MKLPSILPLQPSDTAPDGLLPGGSPLSALRGRPVVLAFAPDDWNPGHAHQSALFAQLLQEFGEEIAFVDTAAEGWHSLDWRGTLAGQFGVSGQRALFLLDEQGLIRWSAVVEAGTTIRAGQVLAALETLKAPAAAAPTVPAEAAGGVSRRTFVTALLATVALLLLPGTDMAAATPAPADASDAPAAPADTVPVTLRINGKTHRLQLEPRVALLDALRENLHLTGTKKGCDHGQCGACTVHLDGQSALSCLRLAVMSQGQEITTIEGLATGDTLHPMQTAFVKHDAFQCGYCTPGQIMAATALLQDKQQRSAVEIREAMSGNLCRCAAYPNIIAAIEDAQRA comes from the coding sequence ATGAAGCTGCCCTCCATCCTACCCCTCCAACCCAGCGACACTGCCCCCGACGGCCTGCTGCCCGGTGGCTCGCCCCTTTCCGCACTGCGGGGCCGGCCCGTAGTGCTGGCCTTCGCGCCCGACGACTGGAACCCCGGCCACGCGCATCAGAGCGCCCTGTTTGCCCAGCTGCTGCAGGAGTTCGGCGAAGAAATAGCCTTCGTCGATACGGCCGCCGAGGGCTGGCACTCGCTGGACTGGCGCGGCACGCTGGCCGGGCAGTTTGGCGTGAGTGGCCAGCGGGCGCTGTTTCTGCTCGATGAGCAGGGCCTGATCCGCTGGTCGGCAGTCGTGGAGGCCGGCACCACCATCCGGGCCGGCCAGGTGCTGGCCGCGCTGGAAACCCTGAAAGCCCCGGCGGCAGCGGCCCCCACGGTTCCGGCCGAGGCGGCCGGCGGCGTGTCGCGGCGCACGTTCGTGACGGCGCTGCTGGCCACCGTGGCCCTGCTGCTGCTGCCCGGCACCGACATGGCCGCCGCCACGCCAGCGCCCGCCGACGCATCCGACGCGCCGGCGGCTCCCGCCGATACTGTCCCCGTTACGCTGCGCATCAATGGCAAAACGCACCGCCTGCAGCTGGAGCCCCGCGTGGCGCTGCTGGACGCGCTGCGCGAAAACCTGCACCTCACGGGCACCAAAAAGGGCTGCGACCATGGCCAGTGCGGCGCCTGCACCGTGCACCTCGACGGCCAGAGTGCCCTCTCCTGCCTGCGCCTGGCCGTCATGAGCCAGGGCCAGGAAATCACCACCATCGAGGGCCTGGCCACCGGCGACACGCTGCACCCCATGCAGACGGCTTTCGTGAAGCACGATGCCTTCCAGTGCGGTTACTGCACGCCGGGCCAGATTATGGCCGCCACCGCCCTGCTGCAGGACAAGCAGCAGCGCTCCGCCGTGGAAATCAGGGAGGCCATGAGCGGCAACCTGTGCCGCTGCGCCGCCTACCCCAACATCATTGCCGCCATCGAAGACGCCCAGCGCGCATAA
- a CDS encoding DNA/RNA non-specific endonuclease, which produces MLYRSLSLPVWGLLGLLTVASCSTTQDPTPASPPVTPAPPVQPLPEHLTLGNPSGATADPAQPTNYLLSKPQYALSYHRERGIPNWVSWHLDLSWRGSAARQDDFRADATLPAGWYQVQATSYSGSGFDRGHNCPSADRTNTVPDNSATFLMTNMIPQAPRNNQQTWANLEDYTRSLLGSGNELYVIMGQYGTGGVGSSGARTTLDQGRVTVPARIWKVVVVLPVGESDATRVTAGTRVIAIDTPNDNSLSTNWGQYRTSVDAIEAATGLDLLSAVPSAVQQVLEAGIDNGPVQ; this is translated from the coding sequence ATGCTGTACCGCTCGCTCAGTTTGCCCGTCTGGGGGCTGCTGGGGCTGCTCACCGTGGCCTCCTGCTCTACCACCCAGGACCCGACTCCCGCCTCGCCGCCCGTTACGCCTGCCCCGCCCGTGCAGCCGCTGCCCGAGCACCTGACGCTCGGCAACCCCAGCGGCGCTACCGCCGATCCGGCGCAGCCCACCAACTACTTGCTCAGCAAACCGCAGTACGCGCTCAGCTACCACCGGGAGCGGGGCATCCCCAACTGGGTGAGCTGGCACCTCGACCTGAGCTGGCGCGGATCGGCGGCCCGGCAGGATGATTTCCGCGCCGACGCCACGCTGCCAGCCGGCTGGTATCAGGTGCAGGCCACCAGCTACTCCGGGTCGGGCTTCGACCGGGGCCACAACTGCCCCAGCGCCGACCGCACCAACACGGTGCCCGACAACTCGGCCACGTTCCTGATGACCAACATGATTCCGCAGGCCCCGCGCAACAACCAGCAAACCTGGGCCAATCTGGAAGACTACACCCGCTCCCTGTTGGGTTCCGGCAACGAGCTCTACGTTATTATGGGGCAATACGGGACGGGGGGCGTGGGCTCGTCGGGGGCCAGAACCACCCTCGACCAGGGCCGCGTAACGGTGCCGGCCCGCATCTGGAAGGTGGTGGTGGTGCTGCCGGTGGGCGAGTCGGACGCCACCCGCGTTACGGCGGGCACCCGCGTCATTGCCATCGACACGCCCAACGACAACAGCCTGAGCACCAACTGGGGCCAGTACCGCACCAGCGTTGATGCCATTGAGGCGGCCACCGGCCTCGACCTGCTCTCTGCCGTACCTTCCGCCGTGCAGCAGGTGCTGGAAGCCGGCATCGATAACGGGCCGGTACAGTAA
- a CDS encoding helix-turn-helix transcriptional regulator: protein MQKPDSQSEKKPEVVQRIQQILTHFGLNASSATQKLGYSTTSKLYNILKGSEPSYPTLVDFLRQWPDLSPEWLMLGQGPMLRGESGAAGVVAVQRPAVSGRSVVNSGGVLVVTVDREGTDNVELVPVSAQAGYTLQHNEAVFVQDLPRYRLPLFERGKFRAFEVAGDSMTPTLNHNDIVVCSYVDNWRLLIPDDIYVVVTSESVMLKRIRNRISTLDEEVLLFSDNPHRRPYPMDTADITELWRVRGYISTFLPSAPDVTAERLWEIIETLGFDKGDIRRRLEEGASN, encoded by the coding sequence ATGCAAAAGCCTGATAGCCAGTCAGAAAAAAAGCCTGAAGTAGTGCAGCGCATTCAGCAGATACTCACGCACTTCGGTCTGAACGCCAGCAGCGCCACGCAGAAACTGGGCTACAGCACAACCAGCAAGCTCTATAACATCCTGAAAGGCTCGGAACCGAGCTACCCTACTTTGGTGGACTTTCTGCGGCAGTGGCCGGATTTGTCGCCGGAGTGGCTGATGCTGGGTCAGGGCCCGATGCTGCGCGGTGAAAGCGGCGCTGCGGGAGTCGTGGCGGTGCAGCGGCCGGCCGTCAGCGGCCGGTCGGTGGTAAACAGCGGCGGCGTGCTGGTGGTGACGGTGGACCGGGAGGGCACCGACAACGTGGAGCTGGTGCCGGTATCGGCTCAGGCAGGCTACACGCTGCAGCACAACGAAGCCGTGTTCGTGCAGGATTTGCCGCGCTACCGGCTGCCGCTGTTTGAGCGGGGCAAGTTCCGGGCCTTCGAGGTGGCCGGGGATTCGATGACGCCCACGCTGAACCACAACGACATTGTGGTGTGCAGCTACGTGGATAACTGGCGGCTCCTGATTCCGGATGACATCTACGTGGTGGTAACGTCGGAGTCGGTGATGCTGAAGCGGATTCGCAACCGGATTTCCACCCTGGACGAGGAAGTATTGCTGTTCTCGGATAATCCGCACCGGCGGCCCTACCCGATGGATACGGCGGACATCACGGAGCTGTGGCGCGTGCGGGGCTACATCAGCACGTTCCTGCCCTCGGCCCCCGATGTGACGGCGGAACGGCTCTGGGAGATAATTGAGACGCTGGGCTTCGATAAAGGGGACATCCGGCGACGTCTGGAAGAAGGCGCCTCAAATTAA
- a CDS encoding protein-export chaperone SecB, whose translation MDQPIARFSLQGIQVKESYFTQSAEASGQDFAVDTEVEGIVNEATRTFQLHLRVRVSDEQESFEARIHQVGNFVFDRDIEEKVLTNFFVINAPAMLFPFVRSYIASLTALSGYETILLPALNLQSLGESLRDNIKYEQTEQDDQPATE comes from the coding sequence ATGGATCAGCCCATTGCCCGGTTTTCGCTGCAAGGCATTCAAGTAAAAGAAAGCTACTTTACGCAGTCGGCCGAGGCCTCTGGCCAAGACTTTGCCGTGGATACAGAAGTTGAGGGAATTGTAAACGAAGCCACCCGCACTTTTCAACTGCACCTGCGGGTGCGGGTATCTGATGAGCAGGAAAGCTTTGAGGCTCGAATTCATCAGGTAGGCAACTTCGTATTCGATAGGGATATTGAGGAGAAGGTGCTTACCAATTTCTTCGTGATAAACGCGCCAGCCATGCTGTTTCCGTTCGTGCGCTCCTACATTGCCTCGCTGACAGCGCTGTCGGGCTACGAAACTATCCTGCTGCCGGCACTGAACCTGCAGTCATTGGGGGAAAGCCTACGGGACAATATCAAGTATGAGCAGACGGAGCAGGACGATCAGCCTGCCACTGAATAG